Below is a genomic region from Streptomyces ferrugineus.
GCCGATGTCGTTCAGGACGACGCCGCTGTAGGAGTTGGTCTGGTACAGACGGGTCGGACCGGCGATGAAGCGGACCACGGACACGACCGGCGTCTTGCCGCCGTCCTTCTTCTTGATCGCGTCACCGAGGGCCTTGGCCTGCGTCTCGTACTCCTTCAGCTTGGCCGCGGCCTCCTTCTCCAGGCCCAGCGCCTCGGCGTGGACCTTGAGGTTCTCCTTCCAGACACCGCCGGTGGTCTCGGTGAACACGGTCGGGGCGATGGCGCTGAGCTTGTCGTAGACCTTCTCGTGGCGGACCTTGGAGGACAGGATCAGATCGGGCTCGAGGGAGGCGATCTTCTCCAGGTTCGGCTCCAGGAGCGGGCCGACGTCGACGGTGTCCTTCAACTCGCCGTCCAGGTAGGCCGGGAAGCCGCCCGAGGTCTTGAAGTGCGGGGCGACCGCGCCGACCGGGTCGATGCCGAGCAGGGTGACGTCGTCCAGCTCGCCGGTGTCGAGCACGACGACCCGCTTCGGCTGGGAGGGGATCTTCACGTCGCCCATCACGGTCTTCAGGGTGCGCGGGAAGGCGGAGCTGTTCTTGGCGGCCTGGGCCGTGTCGCCGTCCGTGGCGGAGTCCCGGCCACCGCAGGCGGCGAGGACGGCCGTACCGAGTACGACGGCGAGCAGCACGGCGAGCAGCCGGCCGATTCCGCGCAGGGGAGATCGCATGAACATGGGGTCTTTTCTGTGAGTGGGGACGGATCAGGCGGTCGCGGCGGAGTGCCGCACCGCACTGCCCTTCGGGACGACCAGCGGGGTGCCGGTCTCCGGGTCGGGGATCACCCGGCAGTCCACGTCGAACACGGACTTCACCAGCTCCGCGTCGAGTACGTCGGCCGGGGCGCCGGCGGCGGCGAGACGGCCGTCCTCGAGGACCACCATGTGGTCCGCGTAGCGGGCGGCCTGACCGAGGTCGTGCAGCACCATCACCACGGTGCGGCCCGCCTCGGCGTGCAGCGCGGCCACCAGGTCGAGGACGTCGAGCTGGTGCCGCAGGTCGAGGAAGGTGGTGGGCTCGTCGAGCAGCAGCAGCTCGGTGTCCTGCGCCAGGGCCAGCGC
It encodes:
- a CDS encoding ABC transporter substrate-binding protein, which codes for MFMRSPLRGIGRLLAVLLAVVLGTAVLAACGGRDSATDGDTAQAAKNSSAFPRTLKTVMGDVKIPSQPKRVVVLDTGELDDVTLLGIDPVGAVAPHFKTSGGFPAYLDGELKDTVDVGPLLEPNLEKIASLEPDLILSSKVRHEKVYDKLSAIAPTVFTETTGGVWKENLKVHAEALGLEKEAAAKLKEYETQAKALGDAIKKKDGGKTPVVSVVRFIAGPTRLYQTNSYSGVVLNDIGLQRPKSQISDDPEVTMKDVSPEEIDQADADLIFVCAADAEDKTQKKQVVSNPVWKSLPAVKDGKVFEVKDEIWMSGIGVQAAEEMLKDVAKATGVELPAK